The Amycolatopsis sp. NBC_01480 genome segment GCGGCGTTCTCCGCGGCCGGCGGGTGCTCGCCCCACGCCGCCTCGACCAGTTCCCCGATGGAGACCGGGGAGTTGGCGCGGGACAGCAGGGTCAGCAGCAGGACCGCCTGCCGGGACGGCCGCGGGGAAATTCCCCCGAGTGTGCCGCGCACCTGCAGGGAACCGAGCAGCCCGAACTCCAAGCCGAGCTCCTTCCCCACTTCCGCGCATTCCGAAGCCGACTTTACCGTCGTCGGTGGACCGTGTGCCGTAACCGTTTCGAAACGGGGTGAACCGGTGGTGGTGGCCTGCTAGGCTCGCCCGCGTCACCGGCAGATTCAGGGGAGAAACCATGCATGAAGCAGACAGCTGGTTCAATCTGGACGTGCGAATCGACGAGCCGACGCGGCGGCGGCCGAGTTTCAGCGGCGGTTCACTCACCACTGATTTGACTATCTTCGATCTGACCATTCCGGCGGCCGTGCCGCCGCCGGCCGACGAAGCCGGCCGCCAGCGCCGCTGACGGACATGACAGTGGTTCCGTCGGCGTCCGCTCCCGTTGCGGCCGCCGGCGGACCTCTGCCCCCGCTTTCCTATCGGCCCGCGGGATTTTTCCTGCTTCGCGCCCCGGTACTGCCCGCGGACACCGCCCGCCGGCTGCTCTCCGGCGAGGGCGAAGACGCGCGATTGTGGGACCAGGTGGGCGACCCACTGGTCCGGTCCGCGCTCACCGTCGCCTCCGCCGACCTCGTGGACGCGCTCGACCGCAACGCCCGCGGCGAGGTCGCCGCGACCCGGCAGCGCCGGCTCCGGTCCGGGCTGCTGCGTTATCTGACCCGGATGTCCACCCGGGCTACGCCATTCGGCCTCTTCGCAGCTGTCTCCTGGGGTGAATTCGGTGCGCAGTGCGCGGCCGTGATCGACGGTCCGCCCAGGCGGCACACCAGGGCGGACCTCGGCTGGCTGCTGGACGTCGTCGAGGCCGTCGAAGCGGACCCGGCCGTGCTGCCGTTCCTGCGCCTGACCGCGAATCCGCTCGCCTACCCGGTGGGGGAGCGGCTGGTGCTGCGGCCCGCGGACGTCTACGGGAAGGACGATCTGCGCGGCGTTTCCCTGCGCGCCACCGAAGTGGTCCGATACCTGCTCGACGAGGCCGTCACGCCGGTGCCGTACCGGGAACTCCTCGAGCGGGTCGACGCCGAATTCCCCGGTGTGCCGGGCAATCGCGTCGAGGCATTGGTCGGACGGCTGCACGAGCTGCGCTTCCTCATCACGGACCTGCGCCCGCCGCTGAACCAGCCCCGACCGGAGCAGCACGTCCTCGACGTCCTCGCCCGGGTGCCCCCGGCCCGCGCGGCCCACCAGGCGCTGCAGCGGGTGAGCACGCTGATGGCCCGGTGTGACGAGAAACCGCTTTCGCCACCGGTGTCAATGCGGGAGCCGATGCGGGAATTGCTTTCGGCGCAACGGGAACTGCTCCCGGACAGGACCGGCCGCACCTGCCAGGTCGACGCCGCGCTGAGTGTCGACGGCGCCACCGTGCCCGCGCAAGTGGCGCTCGAGGTGGCCGACGCGGTGGCCTGGCTCGGCCGGGCGATCGGGCCGGCGCCGCGGTTCCCGCACCTGACGGACTACCGGATGGCCTTCACCGAGCGGTACGGCCCGGAGGGGCTGGTCCCGCTGGCCGACCTGCTGAGCCCCGAGCACGGCCTGGGCAGCCCGTCGGGCTATCTCAATCCCGGTGGGGCGCAGATGTTCGCGGCCGCGATCCCGCCCGTGCCCGCGCGGGACCGGCCGTACGCGGTGCCGCTGTTCGCCGAGGCCCTGCGTACCGGTCAACGGGAAATCGATGTGGCGGACCCGGTTTTCGCCGCGCTGATGCCCGAGCGGCCCAGTGACGACCGCCGTCCGCCGGCGCCCGGGCTGGACGTCACGGTGCAGATCGCGGCCGCTTCCCCGGACGCGATCCTGCGCGGCGAGTGGAGCGCGGTGCTGCCGGCGGGCTCGTTCGCCCTCTCCGGCCGCATGGTGGGCCGGTTCGTCCACCTGCTGCCCGGGCCGGCCGAGGACCAGGTGCGTGAACACCTCCTGGCCCAGGACGCCACCGCCGAGCCCGGCGTCGTGCACGCGGAGCTGAGTTACCTGCCGGTGCAGGGCCGGGCCGCGAACGTCACGGTGCACCCGCTGATGCGGAGCCACGAGATCCCGGTCAACGTCACGCCCTCGGTCCCGGCGGACCGGGTGATCCCGTTGCGGGACATCGTGATCGGCCTCGACGGCGACCGGTTCGCGGTGTACTCCGCCCGGCTCGGCCGCCGGATCCGGATCCACCAGGGGCACATGCTCAACCCGCAGGCCGCCCCGGACGTGTGCCGGTTCCTGCTGGAAAGCGCGCAGGACGGGGAGTGGGCCCCGGCCGGCTTCGACTGGGGGAGCCTGGAGACGGCGCCGTTCCTGCCGCGGGTCCGGCGCGGCCGGATCGTGCTGCGGCTCGCTCAGTGGAACATCGAGGTTTCCGCTACGTTCGGCCGGGAAGCGCTGGAAAGCGACGAGGCGCTGGCCGCCGCGGTGCGCACCTGGCGTTCGCGCTGGCAGGTCCCGCGGTGGGTGTACGTGACCGACCAGGACCGCCGGCTGCTGCTCGACCTGGACCACGAACCGTCCATAATGGAGCTTCGGACCGAGCTGGCCCGCGCGGCGGAGCGCGGCCTCACTTGGCTGCCGGTGCAGGAGATGTACCCGGGCTTCGACGAGCTGTGGGTTTCCGGGGCAGGCGGCCGACGGCACGTCAGCGAGGTGGTGATCCCGCTGAGCACGCAGTCGGCGCCCCGGCCGGCCGCGCCCGTGGTCCCGCAGGCGGCGCTGATTGCGTGCCGGCGTCCGCGGCGGCATTTCCCGGGCGGGGAGTGGCTGTCGCTGAAGCTGTACACGGCCGAGGCGGCGATGGACCCGGTGCTCGGCCGGATGTGGTCCAAACCACCGGTCTGCCCGGGCGAGCAGTGGTTCTACCTGCGGTACGCCGATCCCGCGCCGCATCTGCGCATCCGGGTGCGCGCCGGGCTGGACGACGCGGCCGCGCTGTTCGCCGGCTGGACGGCGTGGGCCCGCGAACTCGTCGGCGAAGGGCTGGCCGCGGACTTCGTGATCGGCACCTATTCACCGGAGCTGATCCGCTACGGCGGCCCGGACACCATGGCTGCCGTCGAGCGGGTGTTCTGCGCGAGCAGCGCGGCCACCGCGCGGTTCCTCGCCGAGCCCGGCCCGGACGAGCTGCCCCGGCTGGTCGTGGCCGGTTACCTGCTCGACAACGTGTACCGGAACTGGGGCCTTGACCTCGACCAGCGCCTGGCCCGCGCGACCGCGGTTCCCCGGCCCGGCACGGAGAACGACCCGGCGCGGCCGCACCGTCGCCTGCTCGCCGACCTGCTCGCCCCCGAGGCCCGGCCCGGCTCACCGGCCGAAAAGGTGCGGGCGGAACTGGCCGAAGTGTTTGACGCTCAGGCGGCTTCGCTCGCGGAAGCCGGGGCGCTGGTGAGAGCGGCGGCGGGCACTTTGACCACGGCGGAGCACACCGTCGTCGGCGGCGTCGCGCACATGCAAGTCAACCGTTTGCTGGGCACCGACCGCGAACTCGAACTCGCGGCCCACCGGCTGTGGTGGCACGCGCTGCGGACGGTCCGGAGCCGGACTATCTAGGGCCCTCGGTGCCATCGGCGGCGCGTTATTCGCGGCCGGGGTATTTGGGGTCCACTGTGGACGACAATTCCGCGGGCCCGGCACGGTTGGCATACCAAAAAGACGGCCGCTGCCGGTCGGGGAAAGGCAGCGGGTGCCTTCCGTCCCCGTGCTGCGGCCGTACGGGTGAGTTTGCCGCGCGGACGGCCGTGGCTCACTCGGCCAAGCGGGTGAACTGTGGCTCGCCAGGTGGCGCCGGCGGGCTGGGCGGAATACCCGCGACAGTGGCCAAAAGCTCCGATAACGCCGCTTTTCGCACCGTGCGTGACCCTTCTTGCGGCAAAAGACGGAAACTCCGCCCGGCTTTCACACGGATGTATCAGCCGGGCGGTTTGGGCCTCTCTTACCCGGGGGGAAAATTCCCTCCGGCTGGCTGAGGGCGAACAGTATGATCCGTTCGTCTGCTCCCCGGGAGGCTGGGACATGGAGACGGTAGTGGCCGGGCGGGTGGATCCGCCCCAGGACAGTCCGCTCCGCGCGGTGCCTCGCGGGCCGGCGTCGAGTACCCCGCTGGTCGGCCGGGAGACCGAGTTCGCCGTGCTGGCCGAGGCGATCGCGGCCGCGGAATCGGGCCGCGGCGGCGGGGTGCTGGTGTGCGGGCAGCCCGGGATCGGCAAGTCGCGGCTGGCCGCGGAGGCGGTCGAGCTGGCGCGGGGCAAGGGGTTCACCATCGTCGAGGGGCGGGCCGACCCCTTGCTGTCCGGGCTGGCGTACGCGCCGATCGTGCAGGCGTTCCGTGATCACCTGAGTGGGCCGTCCAGCGCCGGGACCCCGGATCTCGGCGTGCTGTTCCCCGGGCTGCGGCCGGAGGCGCCGGCCACGGGGGACCCGGCCTTGCAGCGCACCCGGATGTACGAGTCCGTGCTGGCGGCGACCCGGCGGCTCGCGGCCGAGCACCCGGTCCTGCTGTTCCTCGACGACGTGCACTGCGCGGACCGGGGGACGATCGAGCTGCTTTATTACATCGGCCGCAATGCCGGGGACCTGCCGGTGGTGGTGGTCGCGTGCTTCCGCTCGGGTGTGGCCAACGAGGCGATCACCGCGATGACGGCGGCGGCCCGCCGCGATCCGTCCGGCCGGCTGCTGGA includes the following:
- a CDS encoding lantibiotic dehydratase, with product MTVVPSASAPVAAAGGPLPPLSYRPAGFFLLRAPVLPADTARRLLSGEGEDARLWDQVGDPLVRSALTVASADLVDALDRNARGEVAATRQRRLRSGLLRYLTRMSTRATPFGLFAAVSWGEFGAQCAAVIDGPPRRHTRADLGWLLDVVEAVEADPAVLPFLRLTANPLAYPVGERLVLRPADVYGKDDLRGVSLRATEVVRYLLDEAVTPVPYRELLERVDAEFPGVPGNRVEALVGRLHELRFLITDLRPPLNQPRPEQHVLDVLARVPPARAAHQALQRVSTLMARCDEKPLSPPVSMREPMRELLSAQRELLPDRTGRTCQVDAALSVDGATVPAQVALEVADAVAWLGRAIGPAPRFPHLTDYRMAFTERYGPEGLVPLADLLSPEHGLGSPSGYLNPGGAQMFAAAIPPVPARDRPYAVPLFAEALRTGQREIDVADPVFAALMPERPSDDRRPPAPGLDVTVQIAAASPDAILRGEWSAVLPAGSFALSGRMVGRFVHLLPGPAEDQVREHLLAQDATAEPGVVHAELSYLPVQGRAANVTVHPLMRSHEIPVNVTPSVPADRVIPLRDIVIGLDGDRFAVYSARLGRRIRIHQGHMLNPQAAPDVCRFLLESAQDGEWAPAGFDWGSLETAPFLPRVRRGRIVLRLAQWNIEVSATFGREALESDEALAAAVRTWRSRWQVPRWVYVTDQDRRLLLDLDHEPSIMELRTELARAAERGLTWLPVQEMYPGFDELWVSGAGGRRHVSEVVIPLSTQSAPRPAAPVVPQAALIACRRPRRHFPGGEWLSLKLYTAEAAMDPVLGRMWSKPPVCPGEQWFYLRYADPAPHLRIRVRAGLDDAAALFAGWTAWARELVGEGLAADFVIGTYSPELIRYGGPDTMAAVERVFCASSAATARFLAEPGPDELPRLVVAGYLLDNVYRNWGLDLDQRLARATAVPRPGTENDPARPHRRLLADLLAPEARPGSPAEKVRAELAEVFDAQAASLAEAGALVRAAAGTLTTAEHTVVGGVAHMQVNRLLGTDRELELAAHRLWWHALRTVRSRTI